Proteins encoded in a region of the Tribolium castaneum strain GA2 chromosome 7, icTriCast1.1, whole genome shotgun sequence genome:
- the LOC100142290 gene encoding zinc finger protein 98 → MTLTKGIVTEENFQKICKFCLEEKNFILALNSIIEFKDIDLSPISIADILSRVTSQGTNNSFEPLIICHDCLNELKIAYLFILKYEEAYKLLHAFVSNYVKKEEGESDCGNDNNSETEVHYETRNVSKRRANLKKRGRKKKTESNEAPIPDASKVLHSCPICTKDFTALELRDHAHTHKGLKKYLSIPPDKKVTPTTKFSTRRHLDNPNETIFKRPVKLHKCPYCNEEFPVNEFRVHIDIHRKQSEYKCDKCERVFKRLNHLNTHRVKHLKEYPYKCDQCGKGFVIKTNYECHILTHTNNELPHECRYCLKRFSNPEHLNRHQIIHTENVTYSVKYRVCKCHHCLKTFKDKDELKSHACVPVEQAVNTRFPCKTCKKVFKHSSGLYNHNRNIHKLKGAKTLCSVCGHYVSNIYNHMMRHTGEKPYQCNQCEKRFIAKPQLRQHLLVHSGVKPYVCSVCAKAFNNLYNLQVHERIHKGDRCHICPVCSKGFLEKSYLKKHMNVHSKV, encoded by the exons ATGACGCTCACGAAAGGCATTGTCACGGAGgagaatttccaaaaaatttgcaaattttgcttggaagaaaaaaatttcattttggcCCTCAACTCAATCATTGAATTCAAAGATATAGACCTGTCTCCTATTAGTATTGCCGATATTTTATCACGAGTGACCTCACAg GGCACAAACAATAGTTTTGAGCCCCTAATCATCTGTCACGACTGTCTCAACGAGTTGAAAATCGCCTATCTCTTCATTCTCAAGTATGAAGAAGCCTACAAGTTGCTACACGcctttgtttcaaattacGTGAAGAAAGAAGAAGGTGAAAGTGATTGTGGAAATGACAATAATAGTGAGACTGAAGTTCATTACGAGACTCGAAACGTTAGTAAAAGACGcgcgaatttgaaaaaacgcggccgaaagaaaaaaactgaatcAAATGAAGCCCCAATTCCTGACGCGTCCAAAGTTTTACACTCTTGCCCCATTTGTACGAAAGACTTCACCGCTTTGGAGCTCCGCGACCACGCACATACTCACAAAGGGCTGAAAAAATACCTCAGTATCCCCCCTGACAAAAAAGTAACCCCGACGACGAAATTTTCGACAAGACGCCATCTTGATAACCCCAATGagacaatttttaaacgccCTGTAAAGCTCCACAAATGCCCTTATTGTAATGAGGAGTTCCCAGTTAACGAATTTCGCGTCCATATCGACATCCACCGCAAACAAAGTGAATACAAATGCGATAAGTGCGAGCGCGTTTTCAAAAGACTAAACCATTTGAACACACATCGGGTCAAACATTTGAAAGAGTATCCTTACAAGTGTGACCAATGCGGTAAAGGCTTTGTGATCAAAACCAACTACGAGTGTCACATCTTAACCCACACCAACAACGAGCTGCCCCACGAGTGTCGCTACTGTCTTAAAAGATTCTCAAATCCGGAGCATTTAAACCGCCACCAAATCATCCACACCGAAAATGTCACATATTCGGTGAAGTACCGCGTTTGTAAGTGCCACCACTGTCTCAAAACGTTCAAAGACAAAGACGAGTTGAAAAGCCACGCTTGCGTCCCGGTCGAGCAAGCGGTAAACACGCGCTTTCCGTGCAAGACGTGTAAAAAGGTTTTCAAGCACTCGAGCGGTCTCTACAATCATAATCGAAACATACATAAACTGAAAGGTGCCAAAACGCTGTGTTCGGTCTGTGGTCACTACGTGTCGAATATTTACAATCATATGATGCGGCATACGGGGGAGAAGCCCTACCAGTGCAACCAGTGCGAGAAGAGGTTCATTGCGAAGCCACAACTGAGGCAACACCTGCTGGTGCATTCGGGGGTCAAGCCCTACGTGTGTAGTGTGTGCGCGAAGGCGTTTAATAATTTGTACAATTTACAAGTGCATGAGAGGATACATAAGGGCGATAGGTGCCACATTTGCCCCGTTTGCAGCAAGGGCTTTCTCGAGAAGTCCTACTTGAAGAAGCACATGAACGTACATTCGAAAGTTTAG